The following are encoded in a window of Castanea sativa cultivar Marrone di Chiusa Pesio chromosome 9, ASM4071231v1 genomic DNA:
- the LOC142610753 gene encoding laccase-17-like, whose product MSCPNVPSFASMRALLFGLCVLLLSPEFAVGITRHYTFNVDYHNVTRLCHTRSILSVNGQFPGPPLVAREGDQVIVKLVNHVTNNVTIHWHGVRQLGSAWADGPAYVTQCPIQTGQTYTYNFTITGQRGTLLWHAHISWLRSTLYGPIIILPKRNESYPYEKPHREIPIIFGEWFNVDPEAVISQALQTGAGPNVSDAYTINGLPGPLYNCSSKDTYKLKVKPGKTYLLRLINAALNDELFFSIANHTLIVVETDAVYLKPFETDTLLIAPGQTLNVLLKTKPSFPNASFFMAASPYFTGSGSFDNSTVAGILEYKHPSHYSASKNLTLFKPTLPLFNATNFVANFTGKLRSLANAKFPANVPQTVDRKFFFTVGLGSNPCPQNTTCQGPNGSKFAASINNVSFALPSIALLQAHFFGKSNGVYTTDFPTQPLVQFNYTGTPPNNTHVSNGTRAVVLRFNTSVELVMQDTSILGAESHPLHLHGFNFFVVGQGFGNYDPNKDPAKFNLVDPVERNTAGVPAGGWLAIRFLSDNPGVWFMHCHLDVHTSWGLRMAWVVLDGPEPNQKLPPPPSDLPKC is encoded by the exons ATGAGTTGCCCCAATGTTCCTTCATTTGCTTCAATGCGAGCTTTGCTCTTTGGTTTATGTGTATTATTATTATCGCCAGAATTTGCTGTAGGAATAACGAGGCACTACACATTCAAT GTCGATTACCACAATGTGACCAGATTGTGTCATACAAGAAGCATTCTCAGTGTTAACGGTCAGTTCCCAGGGCCTCCATTGGTGGCAAGGGAAGGTGATCAAGTCattgttaaattggttaatcaTGTTACAAACAATGTTACCATTCATTG GCATGGGGTTAGGCAGCTTGGGAGTGCGTGGGCTGATGGACCAGCTTATGTTACTCAGTGCCCTATACAAACTGGCCAGACATACACATACAACTTCACCATCACTGGTCAAAGAGGAACTCTTTTATGGCATGCCCACATCTCATGGCTAAGATCCACACTTTATGGACCCATCATTATTCTTCCGAAGCGCAATGAATCTTACCCATACGAGAAACCACACAGGGAAATTCCCATTATTTTTG GAGAGTGGTTTAACGTAGACCCAGAGGCTGTGATTAGCCAGGCTCTTCAGACAGGAGCAGGTCCCAACGTTTCAGATGCATACACCATCAATGGTCTTCCGGGTCCCTTGTACAACTGCTCTTCTAAAG ACACATACAAGCTAAAGGTGAAGCCAGGAAAGACATATCTCCTCCGTTTGATCAACGCTGCACTCAACGACGAGCTCTTCTTTAGCATAGCCAACCACACCCTCATCGTAGTTGAAACCGATGCTGTTTACCTTAAACCTTTCGAAACAGACACCCTTCTCATCGCTCCAGGCCAAACCTTAAACGTTCTTCTCAAAACCAAACCCAGTTTCCCTAATGCCAGTTTCTTCATGGCCGCTAGTCCCTATTTCACAGGCAGTGGCAGTTTTGACAACTCCACAGTTGCAGGTATTCTTGAATACAAGCACCCATCTCATTACTCTGCCTCAAAAAACCTTACTCTTTTCAAACCAACCCTCCCATTATTCAATGCCACAAACTTTGTAGCAAATTTCACTGGAAAACTCCGGAGCTTAGCCAATGCTAAATTCCCTGCCAATGTTCCTCAAACCGTGGAcaggaaatttttcttcactGTGGGACTTGGGAGTAACCCATGTCCTCAAAACACAACATGTCAAGGACCTAATGGCTCAAAATTTGCTGCTTCGATTAACAACGTGTCCTTTGCTCTCCCATCAATTGCTTTACTTCAAGCCCACTTTTTTGGAAAATCCAATGGGGTGTATACCACTGATTTTCCAACACAGCCATTAGTGCAGTTTAATTATACAGGTACACCGCCAAATAACACACACGTGAGCAATGGCACGCGTGCTGTGGTGTTGAGATTCAACACGAGTGTGGAGTTGGTAATGCAGGACACGAGTATTCTTGGTGCTGAGAGCCACCCTCTCCATCTACAtggttttaatttctttgttgtggGACAAGGTTTTGGAAACTATGATCCGAATAAGGACCCTGCTAAGTTCAATCTGGTGGACCCGGTCGAGAGGAACACGGCCGGTGTTCCGGCCGGTGGCTGGCTGGCTATTCGTTTTCTATCAGACAATCCAG GGGTGTGGTTTATGCATTGCCACTTAGATGTCCACACGAGCTGGGGGCTGAGGATGGCGTGGGTTGTCTTGGATGGACCAGAACCGAATCAGAAgttaccaccaccaccatcagaTCTTCCAAAGTGTTGA
- the LOC142610428 gene encoding uncharacterized protein LOC142610428 encodes MQLSIYYVSQAFKGAEARYPRIEKIAFALIVASRKLRPYFQANPILVMTDQPIKKSMHKLEVAGRMVQWAIELSQLDIRYQPRTTIKAQALADFIAEFTFPDEDNLTEEGKRWTIHTDGSSAQKRRGVGVIISTPDGEVLRYGVQLKFSATNNEAKYEGILTGLRLGKALGAKNLLVQSVSKLVIGQIKEEYEANEERMQKYLRLTKHLIQEFDKVEFTQIPRSQNVLADEVAKMASSEEKTANANLMLEIQKHPSIEEILTFAIQSTSSWMTPIISFLRDGHLP; translated from the coding sequence ATGCAGCTCTCGATTTACTATGTCAGTCAAGCTTTCAAAGGTGCAGAGGCTAGGTACCCAAGAATCGAAAAGATTGCATTCGCATTAATAGTCGCCTCGCGTAAATTGCGACCATATTTTCAAGCGAACCCCATCTtggtaatgacggaccaacccATCAAGAAGTCCATGCACAAGCTTGAAGTAGCAGGGAGAATGGTCCAgtgggcaatcgaactcagTCAGTTAGACATTAGGTACCAGCCTAGGACAACCATTAAAGCACAAGCCCTGGCGGATTTCATTGCCGAGTTTACTTTCCCTGACGAGGACAACCTCACTGAAGAGGGCAAGCGGTGGACAATACATACCGATGGTTCGTCAGCCCAAAAGAGAAGGGGAGTAGGGGTCATCATAAGCACTCCCGATGGAGAGGTACTCAGGTATGGAGTTCAACTGAAattctcggccaccaataaCGAGGCCAAGTACGAAGGGATATTGACGGGATTGAGGCTTGGAAAAGCACTTGGAGCTAAAAACCTATTAGTCCAGAGTGTTTCAAAATTGGTGATTGGGCAGATCAAGGAAGAATATGAAGCAAATGAGGAAAGAATGCAGAAATACCTCAGGCTGACGAAGCATTTGATTCAGGAATTTGATAAAGTTGAGTTTACACAGATCCCGAGAAGCCAGAATGTCCTAGCGGACGAAGTCGCAAAGATGGCATCATCAGAGGAAAAAACGGCGAATGCAAACCTAATGTTGGAAATCCAGAAACACCCCAGCATTGAGGAGATCCTTACATTTGCAATCCAGAGCACAAGTAGCTGGATGACACCAATCATATCCTTCCTTCGGGATGGGCACCTCCCTTAA